The Symphalangus syndactylus isolate Jambi chromosome 1, NHGRI_mSymSyn1-v2.1_pri, whole genome shotgun sequence DNA segment gaaggaaggaaggaatttcaGGAAACTACCTTGACTGTGATTTGTTCAAGCCACTGTCTCGTCTCGTGCCTTCTCTGTCCATCACACTTCCCCTTGTGTCAGGCGGTATTTGAGTGGCCAGACCTAGGGGGAAATTAAACTGTGGGTACTTTCAGTTCAGGCTTAACGGGATCTATTTATGTGGTTCACAGTCACTTCTATGGATAGCCAAATTACTGCTAACAATTCCAGGTAAGAATGAGCTTTCTGCCCACGCTGCCAACTAACCCAAGGCTGTGACACAAAGGGTCATGGTCAGAAGCTGCACTGCGATTGGAACACGTCCTACAGGTGTGCAGGCAATGGGGAAGCAGCATATGGACCTGGAAACTCATCTGTAAAAAATTCTTCCAGTCACCagacaggaaaataaaagttCAAGTGGAGAACCAGTCTTCATCAATGTCTAAGCAAAGTGGGGTTCTTCCTTGTAAGGGATGCTTTTCATGATGAAACACAGGCAATggtacattttgttttcttttgggatgAAAATGGTGTGAAAAACATCCATCATAATTCCCATATTTGTAGACACAAGCCAAAGGCAGAGGTAATAAACAGGGAGTATGTCTGAATAGGAAGTCACATAATTTACACATTTCAACAGTCACACACGCAAAACCCAGTCAACAATTCTAAAACAAAGACTGCACTTCAGTTATCTCTATAAAAGATTATATTACAAAATCATTGTCATATGATTAAATGTATACAGCCAATAAATGtagtaaaaaaattatagaaatgggctgggcatgatggctcacatctgtaatcctagcactttgcgaggccaaggcaggtggaccacctgaggtcaggagtttgagaccagcctggccaacatgatgaaaccccatctctactaaaaatacaaaaattagccaggtatggtggcgggcacctgtaatcacagcgctttgggagcctgaggcgggtggatcacctgaggtcaggagttcagatcagtctggccaacatggcgaaaccccatctctactaaaaatacaaaaataaatgaggatggtggctggtgcctgtaatcccagctactcgggaagctgaggcaagagaattgcttgaacccaagaggcggagattgcaatgagtcgagatcacatcattgcactccagcctaggcaacaagagtgaaactctgtctcaaaaaaaataaataaataaattatagaaatgatCCAGGCAATTAACACAACTACTgagtttaaaaattatgtttacggtggctcacgcctgtaatcccaatactttgggaggccgaggtgggcggatcatgaggtcaggagatagagactatcctggctaacacggtgaaacctcgtctctactaaaaatacaaaaattagctgggcgtggtggcaggcgcctgtagtcccagctacttgggaggctgaggcaggagaatggcatgaacctgggaggcggagcttgcagtgagctgagatcgtgccactgcactccagcctcggcaacagagcgagactctgtctcaaaaaaaaaaaaaaaaatatatatatatatatatatatatatatatatacatatatatatatatatatatatatatacatatatatatatatatatatatatacatatatatatatatatgtttagagCTTTTATCAGCTCTTCTAAATGTACAAATTGTTATTTACTTTatcatttgaaataaatatttgctgtataCCTAATTTTTGTTGGGAGACAATCCTCCATGGATCTCTCATGTTTCTGCACATCTTGTGAGCAGGGGCACTGACCACTTTTGTTCCAGAGTATCTTTTTAGGAACGTTTGCATAGTAAACAACTTTGGAAGACAGAGATTGTGTCTCCGTCCAGGACGGAGGGAGGAGTTGCCTGCTGAGTAGTACAATAATGTCTCCCTCTTGGGCAGTTTGGGCAAGTTAGCTGCAGTCCCTTTAAAAACTGGGGTTTCCTAAGCTTGAGGTTCCTCTGCTGTGATACAAACCTACTGTGTGTGCAACATTCACCTGGGTGCAGCCCTGTGTCACTGCATGGGACTTGGGGACAAAAGGAACTGAGGCAAATATGAAGCTCATGTGGTTTGCTGTACTGTAATAAGGTAACCAGCTAAAGTAATAAACTGCATCCTGGTAAAAACAGATTGAGAGCTGCTTGCTTCCCTATGTCTCTATCTCTGACCCAGGGGTCTCATGTCTTCCACCAGCATCTATGAAACTTTGAGAGGCTATTTAGCTTGTGAGTAGAGCAAAATCTCAGATCCTTCACAGTTCTTGGCAGTTTTGCATTTGTACTTTGAAATTCCTTTCCTTGAAGAGGAACCCCCAAATTGTAAAGGCTTCAAGCCCCACAAACCTGGATCCACTCTAAGTTTATAGATGATGCTTTTTGATATCAGTTGCCATATTCTCTAGATTTACTTTGACTTCCAATATTGGGAGATACACTGAACTCAGCATTCTCTAGCTGCTCCTATCTGTTGCCTTCCCCCATAACTAGTATGTAGTACAGTTCTCAACTACAGCACCATCAAACACTTGATCAGACATAAGGCACGGCCCAAGTGATTTGTTACTGATCACTAAAGTAACATTTGtcaattatcttctttttaataGATTGGGGTGATTCAAGTTTATCTCTATAATGTCATTATACTTGTAAGGATGCATTCATATATTTGTTAGAACACTTTTAGCTCCAATAATGAAAAAGCCTAACTCAAATGCTTATCTAGGAAGAGAATTTATTATCTTGCATGGTAAGAATGTCCCTAGATGGGAGTCTTCATGGTTGATTAATTCAGTGACTTCACAACTACATTAAAATTTGAGggctttttatctttttactctACTGTTTACAATCTATCAACTAGCTCTCCTCAAGATTGCAAATGGCAACAGCATCTGTAATGGTTACACCCTTCCACACAAAGAttttgaggcaaaaaaaaaaaaaaaaaaaaaaggtagggggtGGTGACTCTCTCTCcctttggttatttttctttgtttttgttttttggtttttttgaaacagggtctcactctattgcccaggctggagtgcactggcacaatcacggctcactgcagcctcatccacctgggctcaagtgatccttccacctcagtctcccaagtagctgggaccacagatgcatgccaccatgcctggctaatttttcaattatttgtagagacaaggtctcactatgttgcccagactggtctcaaactcttggcctcaaggaatcctcctgcctcggcctcccaaagtgctgggattacagacgtgagcccctgtgcccaggatggtagttttaaaattattattattattactttgagatggggtcttacctgttatccaggctgtagtgcagtagtgtaaacatggctcactgtggcctcaggctcccaggctcaggtgattctcctgcttcagcctccagagctgggagtacaggtgtatGTAGCTGGGAGTACCAGTGTAGAATcacactcagccaatttttttttttattttttgtagagacagagtctcactatgttgcccaggttggtctcaagcaCTTgtgctcaagtgagcctcctgtcttggccttacAAAATGGTCATTTTTAAAGAGCTAACAACATTTTATCAGAAGTCTCTAGtctcctaaaaattcccttcatGTCTCACTGACCAGAGTGTGGTCATATGCCATTTCCTAAAACACACTCTGAAGAATAGAATCAGAATGATTGACTTAGAAAATCAACATTCAACTTCCAGTTCTGATGCTTGAGCAAGCTCTGGCCGAAACACTTGATTTCACAGAGCAATGTGGGTATCTGAACAAAAGTCATGGTTCCGTTAGCATGGAAAAGAATGAGGAAGTGGTTGTTGCATGGATAACCAACAGTGATTGCTGTAGTTGCTCACTGGCATTCTGATGTGCTTTCTTGAGGAAGAACAAAGGGATTAAGGTATAATTAGAGCAATAGGAATGGCACATAATGCGGTATGTCTCTATGGGAATGTGTGATGAAAATGGCTAAAATGCATCTCGGCTGGAACCAGATTAAGACCTGCTTGCTTCTCTGTATCTCTGGTCTTCACTTTGTGTGTGTTACTCAGTCCAGTGCAATCTCACTCCCACCCTCATTGCAatgaatgctttaaatatggACAGTCCTCTTTGCATGGTAGAAATTTCAGTTACCACAGCTTAGTTAAATAACACCAGTTCcccagcatttcagatttcagttaCCATGGTATATTAACTATGAGTAATTGCAGGAAGTACAAAATTCACAGCTGGCTCTTTAGTTCACAGATCCTACATAAATAATCAACACATACATCATAATCAGTGATCAGTGATGTCTGTTGTGGACACTTTGAAGAATAGGATGAACTCCCATCGAAATTTTTGGTTTGGATTTCAAGACTgatgacaccacacacacacaccaagaagGTGTATGTGTTCTTTACATTGGTTTGTTATTTCTGGGAAGAATAGGGCAGCCCTCCCAAGCTGGTTTGAAAATGGCTTGAACAGAGGAAGGGAAACTGGCTGGGGGTATTTATTGTGCTCTGGGGAGTGGACTAGGATGAGGGTTCTACACGTAAGCAGGGACTTGCATGGTTTGAATCTGTCACCAAAGGAGGGAGCACACAGGCTTTCTTATCAGCTTGCCCAGATGtggggcagaaggtgaagagggtgAGGTGAGACTTCAGCAGTCAGACATCAAAAAATGGagttaggctgggcatagtggctcatgcctgtaatcccagcactttgggaggccgaagcaggcagatcacaaggtcaagagctcaagaccagcctggctaacatagtgaaatcctgtctctactaaaaatacaaaaaattagctgagcgtggtggcggtcacctgtaattccggctacttgggaggctgaggcaggagaatcgcttgaacccaggaggtggaggttgtagtgagtggagatcgcgccaccacactccagcctgggagacagtgggagactccatctcaaaaaaaaaaaaaaaaaaaaaatggagttagATTCTTTACTACAACACCACTTGTATCAAAATCTCTTGGTGACTGATTTCTGTGTAAGTCATTCGGTTCATACACAGACAGCAAAGCATGTAGCAGTGATGTCTCCTTGTCTTTCAGTGGTAAGCCCATGTGACATTTCACAAAAATAGGCAATCAAAAGAAGAAACtggccaacaaagatcaaagtgcagcagcaaagaaacaaaatgtgcCACACGGCAGCCATGGATGGAGATGCTGGTGGGGGGCTGTGTACTGTGGTCTGTGCACTAGCCCATGGCAGACAGGATTGTACTCCATTCCTAAGAAGGACAGAAACTGGAGAACCCAGGCTAGCCCATCCTAGAAGACTTTTTTGGAGTTGTGCTGAAGGGAAGAGAAAGTTCTTTAAAGGAAGCTCCAgggcagaaggaaaggaaagagagaatgaggcagAAAAAATAGTTGAGGAACTAATGGCTGAACATTTCCCAACTTTGGTGAAAGACTATTTTCAGATTCAAGAAGCACAGTAAAACTCAAAGCagaattggaaataaaaaaacaaaaatggtatcCCTTGGCACATCATACTCAAACTgctaaaaaacaaagagaaagaaaattttgaaagcagccagagaaaaagaacaCACTGCATACACAGAACAACGTTTTCAGTGTCACTGTTTTCTCATGAAAAACAATATAGGCCAGAAGACAGCAGAAcatctttaaaatgctgaaagaaaaagtcaACTCAGAAATGcttttcctggctgggcatggtggctcactcctgtaatcccagcacttttgaaggctgaggtgggcggattgcttgagctcaggagtttgagtccaccctgagcaacacagtgagaccccatctctacaaaactacaaagattagccaagcatggtggtgtgtgcctgtaatcccagctacttgggagactgaggtgggaagatcacttgacccgggaggcggagattgcagtgagccaagatcacacactgcactcctgcctgggtgacagagcaagaccctgtcctgaaaataaataaataaacaaataaatatataaataaacaaacaaatagaaatgcttttccaGGGAAAGCGTTCTTccagaatgaaaatgaaataaagctgttttccgataaaagaaaacagattttgttATCAGCAGACCTACACTATAAGAAGTGCTAAAAAAAAGTTCTTCGGAGAAAAGGGAAATGAAACCAGATGGAAGAACAGAGCTACGGGCTGGAATAAAGAGAATGGTAAATTTGTAGgtaatacaaaatgtatttttctttttaacgtCTTTAAAATACATCAAACTGTTTAAGGCAAAAACGGTTGTATTGTGGGGTTCGTAACATATGTAGATGTAACATACACAAAAGCCACAGCATGAAGCATGAGGGGGTAGACTCATACAGTTACAAGCGTCCTGCATGTTACCGGCAGTGCTGCAATATAAACTCGGAAAGACTCAAGAGTTCAGGATGCAGACTGTAATCCCTAGAGCAGCAGGTCTCCATGTGTGGTCTAGGATGACCCAGAGTCCCTCAGATCCTTTCAGGGGGTCTGTgagttcaaaattattttcataacaataaaaaaagaaacaaaaagtgataATGCTGGAAGTGACACCTGAATCTACTGTAAGTGGAGTAATTAAAGGAAATAGCTGACTGTGGGAAAGGTGATTTTGCTGCCACTCGGAAGGCTGTAGATGTGCGATCAGGAATTCTGTAACAGCGAGCTCGTCGCTGTCACAAGGAGGAAAGTGGCTGTGATGAAAAGGACAAAGGTGGCCCTGAGGAAGTGACACGGGCAAAAAACCCAACATTAAAGAAACTCTCAGAGCTATTTCATGACATGAAAGCTCAAAGGATGAAAAgttagaggccgggcgcagtggttcatgcctgtaatctcagcactttgggaggcagaggtggacagatcacttgaggtcaggagcttgagaccagcctagccaacatggtgaaaccctgtctctactaaaaatacaaaaattacctgggggtggtggcacatccctgtaatcccatctactcaggaggctgaggtgggagaatcgcttgaacccgagaagcagaggttgcagtgagccgagatcgtgccactgcacttcagcctgggcgacagagcgaaactccatctcaaaaaaaagaaagaaaaattagaagctGATCCAAACAGAATGGAGTATGACAATTCAGCAAGGCATAAAAAAGATGTTAACTCCTTATAGTAAGTTATATAGGCTGGATgcgatggctcgtgcctgtaatcccaacactttgagaggcggaggcaggtggatggcttgagctcaggagttcgagaccagcctgggcaacatgatgaaaccctgtctctactaaaaacacaaaaattagctaggtgtggtggtgcgttcctgtaatcccaactacttgggggactgaggtggaaggattgctcgagcctgggaggtcgaggctacggtgagctgagatcacaccaccgcactccagcctgggaaacagagtgagaccctgtctcaaacaaaataaagaaagaaagaattaagttATATGGCAAGAAGAAGACAAGCACTGTTCAAAcaattatttatagttttttttattataatagagacaaagtctcacttttttgcccaggctggtcttgaactcctgagctcaagtgctcctcccacctcagcctcccaaagtgctaggattacaggtatgagccaccatgcatggcccaaACTATTcctgataaatattaaaaaaaaaaaaaaaaacacttaattcTCAATGTTTCTGGCATTTTAAATTACAGTGTCCTAAATAAATACTAACTTTAcaattttttcttcatgtttttataCACGTATAGCAATAGTTGGAGTGTTCTCAATGttttgacaaaaattttaaaggccatgaaataataataataattttcccaTTGGTTATTAAGATCACTTTGTACTATTCAAGCTTAAACAATGATTTTTATGGTGTCTGACTACCTTGCAAATCTGTGACTGCCTGTACTTATTTTATGTGACCATTCTGTGACATGGGGCTCCTTTGATCATTCCTGCCTTTGTGAAACACAATTGTGCCCGGTTTTTCCATGACCCCACTATCTCCAGTatcccctccctcccatcccaggTTTCTTTCCAGCTTCTCTTCTCTTGCTTATCTTTTGGATGTTGGTGATCCTGGAGCTCTGTTCTTGACCTTTTGTTTCTTATTCTACATACTCTTCTGGTTCTGGCCATTGTTATACTTGAAACTTCTCCCCTGTATTAGCCCGTGTTCATGCTGCTGATACAGACATAattaagactgggtaatttataaagaaaaagaggtttagtggactcacagttcaacgtggctggggaggcctcacaatcatggcggaaggcaaaaggcacgtcttacatggcactgggcaaaagggaaaaatgagagccaagtgaaaggggaaacccattataaatccatcagatctcgtgagacttatttactaccatgagaacagtgtgggggaaaccacccatatgattcaattatctcccactgggtccttcccgcaacacgtgggaattatgggagctacaatacaagatgagaattgggtggggatacagccaaaccacatcatccaCCTCAGGTGGTGATGATGTTGTTAAAGTGAAGACAGTGAAAAAAGGAAACTTTGCCAAATGATAAGAGGGAGGTTTGTTTTTGGGAAAAGGCAGGATATGGGGTGTCTAGGTATAAGACAGAGCCCAAGGAGCCAACGAAGTTTATGGATAAACTATGAAATGTTCTATATGGATGTCTATGAAAATGGATATCTATGGATATAGATAGCTATAAaaatttcattaattcattcacttcACCAATATTTACTAACTTGTACCATTTGTCAGGCACAGTTCCAGGTGCTGGAGCACTGTGGACTGATACTTTGTGCAGTACAATTTGATACTTTGCAAGAgaaagagaccacattcacataactgtTATTACAGTATATATCTTCATAGTAATTCTACAGTTGGCTCTTCAACAATGTGATTGGTAGGAGTGCCGACAGCATGCAGTCAAAAATTTGTGTATAATTTTGACTCCCCCAAATCTTAACTACTAATagtctactgttgaccagaagccttactgataacataaacagtcaattaagaCATATTTTGTATGCTATACACATTACTGCATTCTAATAAGAAGATTATATTGTAAGTTACAAAATATGTAAGTTAGAGAAAAGaacatgttattaagaaaatcataaggaagagaaaatacatttactattcactaagtggaagtggatcaccataaaggttttcatccttgtgatcttcacattgagtagctgaggaggaggaggaggaagaggaggggttggtcttactgtctcaggggtggcagaggcggatgaaaatctgcatataaacAAACCCatacagttcaaacccatgttgttctaGGGTGAActgaattttattattagttattgttaaactcttactgtgcctaatttttaaattaaactttgtcataggtatgtatgtatagaaaaaaacatagtatatagaGGGCTCTATACTCtctgaggtttcaggcatccacagTGGGTCTTGGGACATATTCCCAGGGGATTAGGGGCACTATCATAATTGATTTAAAATAGTGAATATGCACTTACCTGTCCTCCAGAAACACTGCCCAACCTCTGTCATTCAGTTCATTAATTATTCTAGTGGCAGAAACTACAGATCTACCTTATggggaagatattttattttgggcAAGAAGGTCTTCAGCTCCACAAGCCATGCCACATGCATCTGCCTATTAGGACAGGCAGTGCTATTAATCAGAATGGACCAAATTAAAAATCTTGAGATTACCTTTGCAGATGCGTCTTGCTTTGTAAAATCACAGTATTCCTGAAAAGCCATGCATAAATCAGTCTCTTTAATTCCTTAAACTTATATAGTGCCTTATGTTTGCAGCAGACTGCAGAGATTGTTAGTTGTTTTTTTCCTAACAATGCTAGAGGAAAGGAGGAGTCACTACTCTCATTCTCATAGAACAGAAGAGAAACCCACAGCTAGGAAATGTTCTGCGgcggagcacagtggctcatgcctgtaatcacagcactttggaaggctgaggtgggaggatcatttgaggccagttcagggtctcacactgttgacTAGCCTGGTTAACAAACCAAAACCCCAactgtacaaaaaattttaaaattagccaggcgtgatggcacgtgcctgtggtctcagcggctcaggaggctaaggaaggagaatcacttgggcccaggagatccaggctgccgtaagctgtgatcgcaccactgcactccagcctgggcaacagagcaaggctgtctcaaaagcaaaacaaaacaaaatgaaagaaaaagaaagaaggaaagaaagaaagtaaattcCGTGATGGTAAGTGATGGATCTGTGTTTCAAATAATATAGAGGGatcatattttacatattctcAGAATTCATATTATAAAGATCCCTACAGTGATTGCACAGTTAAGAATGCTCTCATAGACGTAAACCTCCAATCTACACTGTGGGCAACGCTAGATTTTTACAAATCAGGTTTGCTGTGTAACATACGCGTGTACTGTGCATTACTAAACCTAGTTCTAAATACAGTACAGCTGAAATTTGGTGGGTAACGTGATCATTCGGCAAATGTTGCCAGCCCCTATCATATTCAGAACCCTGTGTTCTGAGGTGCTCAAGTTCAAGCTGAGGAATTTGCTAAACAAATCTCTGGCAAGGAATCAGCAGTGATTTTCTGTAACCTTAAATCCTTCCAAATAGAAATGGCAAAACATACGATACGAGTCCATAATTCCTAAAGTTTCAATCTCCTCGCACTGTTTGAGTTTTAACTCGCTTATTCCCCCAAAGGAGTATGCcatttacttaatttaaaaattaaacagcatAAAAACTTCTGAACTCTCAGTGAGACAGCAATCAGAGTTAAAAATAACTGATTTCGCGCGTTTCCGTGGAAAATGGGAGACAGATGTGATGGAGAGAGACCGAGCAGTGCCACGGCCCGGTAGAGGGTGCGGGAGCTTGCACCCACCGGTGTTTGTGCGAGAGCGCGGGTGTAGACGCGAACGCAGCGCAGGCGGCCGGGCGGCGCGGCCTGAGGTCGGGGCCTTCCCAGCGTTCCAGCTACACCGAGCGCGCGGGGGCGAAAACATGTGCATGGTGTTTGGGGACTGTGCACATGGGAGTGTTTTCACTGTCAACCAgggttctttttcttattttgaaccCATTTTCATGATGCACTGGAATGCTGAAGTTTAGAATTGCCTACGGAGAATTTTAAGACTAAAACCACACTAAGTTTCTTGTGTTAACCATAAATGCGGGTCAGAGTGAAAGCCGAGTAGGGAGGAGtgaaaagggagaaaagggaagaggtaagaggaagaaaagatgaaagagCCGGCGGAAGAGAGAGGGAAGCGGGGGCCGGCAGGCGAGCAGAGGCAGGAAAAGAGCAGCGCCGGTCGCGGGAAAGCTCCGCGCGCAGCAGCCAACCGAGGCCCGGGCGCGCGGTCCTCCCGCCGGCAGGGGGCGCCCACACTCCCGCCTCCGGCCCCTCGCGGCCCGCCGCCCCGCCCGCGCCTGCGCTTCCTGCCCCTCCTCGTCCGGGATGCTGCTGCCGCTACTGCGGAGTAGctgcttcccttcctcctctcccggcggcggcagcggcggaggcggaggaggaggaggaggggacccGGGCGCAGAGAGCCGGCCGGCGGCGCAGTTGCAGCGCGGAGCCCACGGGCCGCCGGGGCCGCTCGAGCGAGCGGAAACCGAGCCCGGGGCCGACCCCCCGCGCGCGGCGGAGGCCGAGGGGGCTCCGGGGCCCGGGGCGCGCAGCCGGGGGGCGagcggcggcgggcggcgggccGAGCGGGAGCCGCATGCCTGCATGGATCCGGGCGCCGCGCTGCAGAGGCGGGCCGGGGGCGGCGGCGGTCTGGGCACGGGCTCCCCGGCGCTGTCGGGCGGCCAGGGCCGCCGGAGGAAGCAGCCCCCCAGGCCGGCCGACTTCAAGTTGCAGGTCATCATCATCGGCTCCCGCGGCGTGGGCAAGACCAGCCTGATGGAGCGCTTCACCGACGACACCTTCTGCGAGGCCTGCAAGTCTACCGTGGGTAAGGGCGCCACGGCGACCCTGGGCCGGGCCTCCTGGCGCCCGGGCCGGTGCCCTTCGCCCCGTGGGCTTCGAGTCTCATCGAGCCTGGGAGTTTTTCGGGGATGGGCCTGTCGGTGAAACTAGGGGCGGGGGTCTCCGTGGAGCGCCCTGCATCCCAatcccaaagcctggcagaggttTTCGTGCCGTCTCCGTGCAGACCTGCCCTTGGCCCCCGGCCCTGCTTCAGAGGTCCTGGCAGCCCCCGGGGCCTGTGGGGGCGGCTCTCCACGGAAACTTCGGCCCTTTGCATACTCGCCCAAGAAAAAGCTGGGTTCAAGTGGGGCGCAGGCAGGCAGGGGAGTGAACACCGAAGGCCGCTCTCGCCCGGGCCGCCCCGGCCCGCCAAGGCCAGCGCGCGCCGTCTACTGCGGGTGTGATCCCTGCGCAACCAGGGCAGTTTTATTTTGAACGCATTTTCAAGAAATGAAGAAGTTTAAAGTCACCTATGGAGAATGTTAAAACTAAAACGACAGTAAGTTTCTCGTGCTAGCCGTACGTACGGGGCAGAGGAACTTCAGCTGTATTTATCCATGACCTCAAACAACCCGGTGACTGGCAGGCGTGGGGTTGATTCCTCCGGTACCGCTCTTTTCGGTGAAGGACAGGAGTGAAGTAAATACAGGAACTCTCCAGGGTCAAGGAGGAGAATAGCTGCGGATCTGAAATGGAAACTGCAggggaaatttttttaatgaagtcatGCTTAGAGGACTTGACATTGAGATTTGTAAGTTGGATGTGGGTAGCAGTTGTTTCTACCGAAAACCCCTTAAAAGATGTCCAAACTAGGAGAACcccattctttaaaataaagggCAGTCACTTCCGTGATAGGAAGTGAGAGATTTCCCCAGGGGCGGTCCAAGAAACTGAGTAGTCAGGAGATTTGATAGACAGAATTAAAAGCATAATTTCATGTAATTCTATTTATTAATAGTGTTATAACCAGTCATAGTTCCAAGGCTGTCAGTACGATTTTGAGATGACTTGGTTTGAAAATTGTCATGTAACAAAACAGTACTACATTTAAAGTGTCTTATTGGAAAATTAAACCTCCAGtttttatattgtcttttttggtttgttttcaagAACTTACTTCCCTTCATGCTTTTTTGGAATAGATCATTTTGGAAATATTTGTGGTGTCTGTaccatatgtttttaaaatgttgtcgTTGGGGACATTATATTAAAATGAGTAGCA contains these protein-coding regions:
- the RAB12 gene encoding ras-related protein Rab-12, with product MLLPLLRSSCFPSSSPGGGSGGGGGGGGGDPGAESRPAAQLQRGAHGPPGPLERAETEPGADPPRAAEAEGAPGPGARSRGASGGGRRAEREPHACMDPGAALQRRAGGGGGLGTGSPALSGGQGRRRKQPPRPADFKLQVIIIGSRGVGKTSLMERFTDDTFCEACKSTVGVDFKIKTVELRGKKIRLQIWDTAGQERFNSITSAYYRSAKGIILVYDITKKETFDDLPKWMKMIDKYASEDAELLLVGNKLDCETDREITRQQGEKFAQQITGMRFCEASAKDNFNVDEIFLKLVDDILKKMPLDILRNELSNSILSLQPEPEIPPELPPPRPHVRCC